The DNA region GCTGTCTAAAAATGCTGGTTTTGCCTATACGGCTTAGCTTCGATCGACTGTTGATTAGCCGAAAAGTTAATCAAGATAACAGTACATACATTTATCGCTTAATAGCTATACAAAACTTAAAATGATTTCAGAAATTTTCCGAGAAACCTTAGAACATTACGGGATCACTGGCAAGCAAATCTCGCAGATATCTGGCGTAAGCGAGAATCACATCTCTGAGTTTCGCCGGGGGAAAAGCAAGACAGGTGTTTCTACCGATGTGCTTTGGAAATTACTAGAGGCAATGGAGGAAATTAGGCCAGGGTCTTGCGCCTACTTCTGTTCCCAGTTAGCAAAAGCTGGGGGAAGTAAAGGAAATATTGTATCAGAGCTTCCGAAACAGTTGGAGTCGCTGTTAGAGATGCAGAATTTCGTCGATGGGCTATCGGACGATCGACTAGCGCTACTCTTGATGGTAGTTGCTGGGCGGATTAAGAATGGGGGTAAATACAGTTGCCAAAAATCTAGCTAATTCTGCTCAATCTTAGTCATATTGATAGCTAAATAGCAATAATGAGCAATTTTTGGCGAGGGAGTTTTTGAGAAAGCTGTTTTCACAGTATAATCACAACATGAAGCTAGTGGAACGTCATATTATCACAAAAAACCATCCTCTCTGGTCAGAAATTGACCACAAGGCTTTTTTGTCGAAAAATTTATTTAACCTAGCGAATTATCATTATCGTCAATACTTTTTTACACACCAGGAGAAATTAAACTTTAACCAACTTTAC from Aerosakkonema funiforme FACHB-1375 includes:
- a CDS encoding helix-turn-helix domain-containing protein, which encodes MISEIFRETLEHYGITGKQISQISGVSENHISEFRRGKSKTGVSTDVLWKLLEAMEEIRPGSCAYFCSQLAKAGGSKGNIVSELPKQLESLLEMQNFVDGLSDDRLALLLMVVAGRIKNGGKYSCQKSS